The Ziziphus jujuba cultivar Dongzao chromosome 7, ASM3175591v1 genome includes a region encoding these proteins:
- the LOC107403875 gene encoding chaperonin 60 subunit alpha 2, chloroplastic isoform X2 yields MSVSLSSRQLFLQKPLFCSQTRGETEKQRVSGFWRNPQTQNPQMTRKLVVRAGSKKISFGRECRESLQAGIDKLADAVSLTLGPKGRNVVLSESGTIKVINDGVTIARAIELPDAIENAGAMLMQEVASKMNNLAGDGTTTVIIMTQEMIKSGLLAVTFGADPISLKKGMDKTVKELVKVLKKKSIPVKERDDIKAVASISAGNDEFIGNLIAEAIKKIGPDGVISIESSSSFETFVLIEEGMKIDKGYMSSHFITNQEKSVVEFDNAKVLVTDQKISTVKEIVPLLEKTTQLSVPLLIIAEDISKQVLETLVVNKMQGLLNVAVVKCPGFGDGKKALLQDIALITGADFLSGDFGLTLEGVTSDQLGIARKVTVTSNSTTIIADDSTKAEIRARVSQIKKDLAETDNAYLSQKLSERIAKLSGGVAVIKVGAHTETELEDRKLRIEDAKNATFAAMNEGMLPGGGATYVHLSEFVPSIKISLADSDEQIGADIVAKVCIFSSLCTRAVYMRDSRANHHPPVESKLFNIEFTQTSGTPCTCKSNCYKCWS; encoded by the exons ATGTCTGTCTCCTTGTCTTCTCGTCAGCTCTTCCTTCAGAAACCTCTCTTTTGT TCGCAGACTCGTGGTGAGACTGAGAAGCAAAGGGTGTCTGGGTTTTGGAGAAATCCGCAAACCCAAAACCCACAAATGACAAGGAAACTTGTGGTCAGAGCAGGCTCCAAGAAGATATCTTTTGGTAGAGAATGCAGAGAGTCATTGCAAGCTGGGATTGATAAGCTAGCTGATGCTGTTTCTCTTACATTAGGACCTAAAG GACGTAATGTTGTCCTTTCTGAGTCAGGAACAATAAAAGTAATCAATGATGGTGTTACAATTGCTCGAGCTATAGAACTTCCAGATGCAATTGAGAATGCAGGAGCAATGTTAATGCAAGAG GTTGCAAGTAAAATGAATAATTTGGCTGGTGATGGTACTACCACTGTGATCATTATGACACAAGAAATGATTAAAAGCGGGCTGTTGGCAGTTACTTTTGGAGCTGATCCAATTTCTTTGAAGAAAGGAATGGATAAAACTGTAAAAGAATTGGTCAAGGTCCTGAAGAAGAAAAGTATACCAGTAAAAGAAAGGGATGATATCAAAG CTGTTGCCTCAATCTCTGCTGGAAATGATGAATTCATTGGAAACTTAATTGCTGAAGCTATAAAGAAGATTGGCCCTGATGGGGTAATCTCAATTGAGTCATCCTCATCATTTGAAACCTTTGTTTTAATTGAAGAAGGAATGAAG ATTGACAAGGGTTACATGTCCTCTCACTTCATTACAAACCAGGAGAAGTCAGTTGTGGAGTTTGACAATGCTAAAGTCCTAGTGACTGATCAGAAGATTTCTACTGTCAAAGAAATAGTTCCTCTACTTGAAAAGACTACCCAATTGAGTGTGCCATTGTTAATAATCGCAGAGGATATTTCAAAGCAAGTACTGGAGACACTGGTGGTGAACAAAATGCAAGGTTTACTGAATGTTGCTGTTGTAAAATGTCCTGGGTTTGGAGATGGAAAAAAAGCTTTGTTGCAAGATATTGCACTTATAACAG GTGCTGATTTTCTCTCTGGAGATTTTGGACTGACCCTTGAAGGTGTAACTTCTGATCAACTTGGTATTGCACGGAAAGTTACTGTAACAAGTAATTCAACAACTATAATTGCTGATGACTCTACTAAAGCTGAAATTAGGGCAAGAGTATCGCAGATTAAGAAGGATCTTGCAGAAACAGATAATGCGTACCTGTCACAAAAGCTTTCTGAAAGAATCGCCAAACTTTCTGGTGGAGTGGCTGTTATTAAG GTGGGAGCGCATACTGAAACGGAACTTGAAGACCGAAAACTTAGAATTGAGGATGCAAAGAACGCCACATTTGCTGCTATGAATGAAGGGATGCTGCCTGGTGGTGGTGCCACATATGTGCATCTCTCAGAATTTGTGCCTTCCATTAAGATCTCTTTAGCAGATTCAGATGAGCAGATTGGTGCCGATATTGTGGCAAAGGTGTGTATATTTTCTTCATTATGTACTAGGGCTGTTTACATGAGGGACTCTAGAGCAAATCATCACCCCCCGGTTGAATCCAAACTGTTCAACATTGAATTTACTCAAACCTCAG GCACTCCTTGCACCTGCAAAAGCAATTGCTACAAATGCTGGAGTTGA
- the LOC107403872 gene encoding uncharacterized protein LOC107403872, with product MTTALSPSRFIVVENQTQKKPRVLCLHGFRTSAEILKKLTLRWPQTVLNKLDLVFLDAPFPARGKSDVEGIFDPPYYEWYQSNQDFTEYTNFEECLEYIEDYMLNHGPFDGFLGFSQGAFLSAAFPGMQKEGVALRKVPKIKFVIIISGGKFGGFKFGKPTLAANAFSSPIHCPSLHLIGETDFLKAEGIALLESFVEPVVIHHPRGHTVPRLDEKGVETMLAFIEKIEKLPSQAD from the exons ATGACGACGGCTTTAAGTCCGTCTCGATTCATCGTCGTGGAAAACCAAACCCAGAAAAAACCTAGAGTTCTATGCCTCCATGGATTCAGGACAAGTGCTGAAATCCTCAAGAAATTGACTCTAAGATGGCCTCAAACTGTGCTTAACAAGCTCGACCTTGTTTTCCTCGACGCTCCATTTCCTGCCCGAGGAAAATCTGATGTTGAAGGCATTTTTGATCCTCCTTATTACGAATGGTACCAATCCAATCAG GATTTTACTGAGTATACAAATTTTGAAGAATGTCTTGAGTATATAGAAGATTACATGTTAAACCATGGTCCTTTTGATGGATTTCTGGGATTCTCACag GGAGCCTTTTTATCAGCCGCTTTTCCTGGGATGCAAAAGGAG GGTGTGGCACTTAGGAAGGTACCAAAGATAAAGTTTGTGATAATAATATCAGGAGGCAAATTTGGAGGATTCAAGTTTGGAAAGCCTACACTGGCTGCAAATGCATTTTCATCTCCTATTCACTGCCCATCTCTACACTTGATAG GGGAAACAGATTTTTTGAAGGCAGAGGGAATTGCATTACTAGAATCGTTTGTGGAGCCTGTTGTGATTCATCACCCTAGAGGCCACACTGTACCAAGACTTG ATGAAAAAGGAGTGGAAACCATGCTCGCATTCATtgaaaagattgaaaaattgcCATCCCAAGCTGACTAA
- the LOC107403874 gene encoding GLABRA2 expression modulator gives MMEQPKPAETEQKPPHTPSSDPNPDTKEKGNATNGDGKWGSFVMGSETRTQTQTQTQTTGTASNSSPTAAGRKSVRWSPELVSETTYSNDSASYPHGSNPYVASSPASSSSFNFKESMDTVRNVLGRWGKRVGEATKKAEDLAGNTWQHLKTSPSFADAAMGRIAQGTKVLAEGGYEKVFRQSFETVPEEQLLNSYACYLSTSAGPVMGMLYVSTEKLAYCSDNPLSYKAGDTTEWSYYKVVIPLHQLKAVNPSLSQSNTSEKYIQVISVDNHEFWFMAFLNYEGAVKCLQEAMRSGQSQSV, from the exons ATGATGGAGCAGCCGAAGCCGGCGGAGACTGAACAGAAACCACCCCACACTCCGAGTTCGGATCCGAATCCCGATACGAAAGAGAAAGGGAATGCTACGAATGGTGATGGGAAGTGGGGGAGTTTCGTGATGGGATCGGAAACTCGGACTCAGACTCAGACTCAGACCCAGACGACGGGGACGGCATCGAATTCGAGTCCGACGGCTGCGGGTAGGAAATCGGTACGTTGGAGCCCCGAATTGGTATCTGAAACGACGTACAGCAATGACTCCGCGTCTTACCCCCACGGATCCAATCCCTATGTTGCTTCTTCCCCTGCATCTTCCTCttctttcaacttcaagg AATCCATGGATACTGTACGGAATGTGCTGGGTAGATGGGGAAAGAGAGTAGGAGAAGCGACGAAGAAAGCTGAGGATCTGGCAGGAAACACTTGGCAGCACC TGAAAACGTCTCCAAGTTTTGCTGATGCTGCCATGGGAAGAATCGCACAAGGAACAAAGGTTTTAGCAGAAGGTGGTTATGAGAAGGTCTTTCGGCAGTCATTTGAGACAGTTCCTGAGGAGCAACTTCTAAATTCATATGCATGTTACCTATCCACATCAGCAGGTCCAGTCATGGGAATGTTATATGTATCTACAGAAAAGCTTGCATATTGCAGTGATAATCCCCTTTCATATAAAGCTGGTGACACAACTGAATGGAGCTATTATAAG GTTGTTATCCCGTTACATCAACTCAAAGCTGTTAATCCATCGTTAAGCCAATCCAACACTTCTGAAAAATACATCCAGGTTATCTCTGTTGACAATCATGAATTTTGGTTCATGGCCTTCTTAAACTACGAAGGAGCTGTTAAATGTCTACAAGAAGCTATGCGTAGCGGCCAATCACAATCCGTTTGA
- the LOC107403875 gene encoding chaperonin 60 subunit alpha 2, chloroplastic isoform X1: MSVSLSSRQLFLQKPLFCSQTRGETEKQRVSGFWRNPQTQNPQMTRKLVVRAGSKKISFGRECRESLQAGIDKLADAVSLTLGPKGRNVVLSESGTIKVINDGVTIARAIELPDAIENAGAMLMQEVASKMNNLAGDGTTTVIIMTQEMIKSGLLAVTFGADPISLKKGMDKTVKELVKVLKKKSIPVKERDDIKAVASISAGNDEFIGNLIAEAIKKIGPDGVISIESSSSFETFVLIEEGMKIDKGYMSSHFITNQEKSVVEFDNAKVLVTDQKISTVKEIVPLLEKTTQLSVPLLIIAEDISKQVLETLVVNKMQGLLNVAVVKCPGFGDGKKALLQDIALITGADFLSGDFGLTLEGVTSDQLGIARKVTVTSNSTTIIADDSTKAEIRARVSQIKKDLAETDNAYLSQKLSERIAKLSGGVAVIKVGAHTETELEDRKLRIEDAKNATFAAMNEGMLPGGGATYVHLSEFVPSIKISLADSDEQIGADIVAKALLAPAKAIATNAGVDGEIVVEKTRTSDWRMGYNAMTGRYEDLPDAGVLDPCRVSRCALENAVSIAGIVLTTQAVMVEKTKKEKPPIPLVPGIAP; the protein is encoded by the exons ATGTCTGTCTCCTTGTCTTCTCGTCAGCTCTTCCTTCAGAAACCTCTCTTTTGT TCGCAGACTCGTGGTGAGACTGAGAAGCAAAGGGTGTCTGGGTTTTGGAGAAATCCGCAAACCCAAAACCCACAAATGACAAGGAAACTTGTGGTCAGAGCAGGCTCCAAGAAGATATCTTTTGGTAGAGAATGCAGAGAGTCATTGCAAGCTGGGATTGATAAGCTAGCTGATGCTGTTTCTCTTACATTAGGACCTAAAG GACGTAATGTTGTCCTTTCTGAGTCAGGAACAATAAAAGTAATCAATGATGGTGTTACAATTGCTCGAGCTATAGAACTTCCAGATGCAATTGAGAATGCAGGAGCAATGTTAATGCAAGAG GTTGCAAGTAAAATGAATAATTTGGCTGGTGATGGTACTACCACTGTGATCATTATGACACAAGAAATGATTAAAAGCGGGCTGTTGGCAGTTACTTTTGGAGCTGATCCAATTTCTTTGAAGAAAGGAATGGATAAAACTGTAAAAGAATTGGTCAAGGTCCTGAAGAAGAAAAGTATACCAGTAAAAGAAAGGGATGATATCAAAG CTGTTGCCTCAATCTCTGCTGGAAATGATGAATTCATTGGAAACTTAATTGCTGAAGCTATAAAGAAGATTGGCCCTGATGGGGTAATCTCAATTGAGTCATCCTCATCATTTGAAACCTTTGTTTTAATTGAAGAAGGAATGAAG ATTGACAAGGGTTACATGTCCTCTCACTTCATTACAAACCAGGAGAAGTCAGTTGTGGAGTTTGACAATGCTAAAGTCCTAGTGACTGATCAGAAGATTTCTACTGTCAAAGAAATAGTTCCTCTACTTGAAAAGACTACCCAATTGAGTGTGCCATTGTTAATAATCGCAGAGGATATTTCAAAGCAAGTACTGGAGACACTGGTGGTGAACAAAATGCAAGGTTTACTGAATGTTGCTGTTGTAAAATGTCCTGGGTTTGGAGATGGAAAAAAAGCTTTGTTGCAAGATATTGCACTTATAACAG GTGCTGATTTTCTCTCTGGAGATTTTGGACTGACCCTTGAAGGTGTAACTTCTGATCAACTTGGTATTGCACGGAAAGTTACTGTAACAAGTAATTCAACAACTATAATTGCTGATGACTCTACTAAAGCTGAAATTAGGGCAAGAGTATCGCAGATTAAGAAGGATCTTGCAGAAACAGATAATGCGTACCTGTCACAAAAGCTTTCTGAAAGAATCGCCAAACTTTCTGGTGGAGTGGCTGTTATTAAG GTGGGAGCGCATACTGAAACGGAACTTGAAGACCGAAAACTTAGAATTGAGGATGCAAAGAACGCCACATTTGCTGCTATGAATGAAGGGATGCTGCCTGGTGGTGGTGCCACATATGTGCATCTCTCAGAATTTGTGCCTTCCATTAAGATCTCTTTAGCAGATTCAGATGAGCAGATTGGTGCCGATATTGTGGCAAAG GCACTCCTTGCACCTGCAAAAGCAATTGCTACAAATGCTGGAGTTGATGGAGAAATTGTTGTGGAGAAGACTCGGACTTCAGATTGGAGAATGGGATATAACGCAATGACAGGGAGGTATGAAGATCTTCCAGATGCTGGGGTCCTTGATCCTTGTCGGGTTTCAAGGTGTGCCCTTGAAAATGCTGTCTCCATTGCTGGGATTGTTCTAACAACTCAAGCTGTAATGGTGGAAAAAACTAAGAAGGAAAAGCCACCCATACCTCTTGTTCCAGGAATAGCTCCTTGA
- the LOC107403875 gene encoding chaperonin 60 subunit alpha 2, chloroplastic isoform X3, translating to MLMQEVASKMNNLAGDGTTTVIIMTQEMIKSGLLAVTFGADPISLKKGMDKTVKELVKVLKKKSIPVKERDDIKAVASISAGNDEFIGNLIAEAIKKIGPDGVISIESSSSFETFVLIEEGMKIDKGYMSSHFITNQEKSVVEFDNAKVLVTDQKISTVKEIVPLLEKTTQLSVPLLIIAEDISKQVLETLVVNKMQGLLNVAVVKCPGFGDGKKALLQDIALITGADFLSGDFGLTLEGVTSDQLGIARKVTVTSNSTTIIADDSTKAEIRARVSQIKKDLAETDNAYLSQKLSERIAKLSGGVAVIKVGAHTETELEDRKLRIEDAKNATFAAMNEGMLPGGGATYVHLSEFVPSIKISLADSDEQIGADIVAKALLAPAKAIATNAGVDGEIVVEKTRTSDWRMGYNAMTGRYEDLPDAGVLDPCRVSRCALENAVSIAGIVLTTQAVMVEKTKKEKPPIPLVPGIAP from the exons ATGTTAATGCAAGAG GTTGCAAGTAAAATGAATAATTTGGCTGGTGATGGTACTACCACTGTGATCATTATGACACAAGAAATGATTAAAAGCGGGCTGTTGGCAGTTACTTTTGGAGCTGATCCAATTTCTTTGAAGAAAGGAATGGATAAAACTGTAAAAGAATTGGTCAAGGTCCTGAAGAAGAAAAGTATACCAGTAAAAGAAAGGGATGATATCAAAG CTGTTGCCTCAATCTCTGCTGGAAATGATGAATTCATTGGAAACTTAATTGCTGAAGCTATAAAGAAGATTGGCCCTGATGGGGTAATCTCAATTGAGTCATCCTCATCATTTGAAACCTTTGTTTTAATTGAAGAAGGAATGAAG ATTGACAAGGGTTACATGTCCTCTCACTTCATTACAAACCAGGAGAAGTCAGTTGTGGAGTTTGACAATGCTAAAGTCCTAGTGACTGATCAGAAGATTTCTACTGTCAAAGAAATAGTTCCTCTACTTGAAAAGACTACCCAATTGAGTGTGCCATTGTTAATAATCGCAGAGGATATTTCAAAGCAAGTACTGGAGACACTGGTGGTGAACAAAATGCAAGGTTTACTGAATGTTGCTGTTGTAAAATGTCCTGGGTTTGGAGATGGAAAAAAAGCTTTGTTGCAAGATATTGCACTTATAACAG GTGCTGATTTTCTCTCTGGAGATTTTGGACTGACCCTTGAAGGTGTAACTTCTGATCAACTTGGTATTGCACGGAAAGTTACTGTAACAAGTAATTCAACAACTATAATTGCTGATGACTCTACTAAAGCTGAAATTAGGGCAAGAGTATCGCAGATTAAGAAGGATCTTGCAGAAACAGATAATGCGTACCTGTCACAAAAGCTTTCTGAAAGAATCGCCAAACTTTCTGGTGGAGTGGCTGTTATTAAG GTGGGAGCGCATACTGAAACGGAACTTGAAGACCGAAAACTTAGAATTGAGGATGCAAAGAACGCCACATTTGCTGCTATGAATGAAGGGATGCTGCCTGGTGGTGGTGCCACATATGTGCATCTCTCAGAATTTGTGCCTTCCATTAAGATCTCTTTAGCAGATTCAGATGAGCAGATTGGTGCCGATATTGTGGCAAAG GCACTCCTTGCACCTGCAAAAGCAATTGCTACAAATGCTGGAGTTGATGGAGAAATTGTTGTGGAGAAGACTCGGACTTCAGATTGGAGAATGGGATATAACGCAATGACAGGGAGGTATGAAGATCTTCCAGATGCTGGGGTCCTTGATCCTTGTCGGGTTTCAAGGTGTGCCCTTGAAAATGCTGTCTCCATTGCTGGGATTGTTCTAACAACTCAAGCTGTAATGGTGGAAAAAACTAAGAAGGAAAAGCCACCCATACCTCTTGTTCCAGGAATAGCTCCTTGA
- the LOC107403879 gene encoding classical arabinogalactan protein 4 → MKMGFFSGLQVLLILGLLATSCMAQAPAPTPTTQPPPPPASTPAPVPSPKAPTPAPTPSPTPTPPSPAPTPSSPPPSSPTPASPPATPPGSPSPGASPPAPPSGSTGPSSEPPASTEPPSGNGAYAPTRAAIAATALAATFFGVVLA, encoded by the coding sequence ATGAAGATGGGTTTCTTCTCAGGGCTTCaagttttgttaattttagGTCTTTTGGCCACCTCTTGCATGGCTCAAGCACCAGCTCCTACACCCACAACACAACCACCACCACCGCCGGCTTCGACTCCAGCACCAGTTCCTTCACCAAAGGCTCCGACTCCAGCTCCAACTCCATCTCCGACTCCGACTCCTCCGTCGCCCGCTCCTACTCCATcttctcctcctccttcttctcCAACTCCTGCTAGCCCACCAGCGACCCCCCCCGGCTCTCCATCTCCGGGCGCTTCACCACCAGCGCCCCCATCCGGCTCTACCGGTCCTTCCTCCGAGCCACCAGCCTCTACTGAGCCACCAAGTGGAAATGGTGCTTACGCTCCTACCCGAGCTGCTATTGCTGCCACCGCTCTTGCCGCAACTTTCTTTGGGGTTGTGTTGGCATAG